Sequence from the Mugil cephalus isolate CIBA_MC_2020 chromosome 20, CIBA_Mcephalus_1.1, whole genome shotgun sequence genome:
GAATTCCATTCAAAGCAGTGTGAGACACGCTTTTTTACGCAAACATTTTTACCTCATTTGTGTAGTAACCGGTGTATCGGTTTGATCAACCTGACCGACGTTGGTCAACATTCATTTTAGCTATATTCAACTGATTAGGTTTGAAATCTCTCTTGGTTTGCTCATATTTTGATGtgagatatatatatgtctagTTTGAACAAATGTcttatcaacaacaacaaatatctTATAACAAGATGTTTCTAATTATAATCTAACAGATTATGTTCTGCAGCCCCTTCatcatattatatttttaatgtcgACCTCTGTGTCCTCTACAGTCATCCAACAGTGagaacagcaacagcagcagcagcatcagcagtcCAGAACATGCAGCTGGGAGCTGTAGCAGTCATTGTGCTGTAGGCCCCTACAGTCCCCTTTGCTTTTCCAACTCTTCAGAGCTTGCTGGCCCCACAAACCTAGTGTCGTACTTGCAGATTAACCGCATCCTGAAGGAAGCCCACTTCCAGAGTTT
This genomic interval carries:
- the LOC124998177 gene encoding uncharacterized protein LOC124998177, producing MLTESRKRQRSGCDEESSHLVPQAKRQSGAHRLSPEPGRDAWDSESSNSENSNSSSSISSPEHAAGSCSSHCAVGPYSPLCFSNSSELAGPTNLVSYLQINRILKEAHFQSLQSRGQLRDTR